CACAGCATCTCCATCACCGCCGCTGGTATCCCAAAGTTGGCATCCATCTGAAAGGGCGCAGAGCGTCCATACTTATGATCGAGCGTCACGCCCATCTTGCGCCAGTCATTATGATAGGTAAACAAGTTTTGGCCCAGGCAACTGCGCGCCAGAATATTGAGCGCTTCCAAAGCGCCCGCTCCATCGCCCAAGCGAGCATAGACATTCGCCATGTGAGCCAGCGACCAACCGGTCTGGGACTGGAGTCCGATCACCAGGCGCTTCTCAATCGCCACACGGCAGGCTTCGTAAATTTCCGGATTAGTCTCTTCAGTCACTTCAGTGCCCGGGAATAAGGGGTAGATGTGCGACTGATGCCGGTGCTCATAATTATCATCGAAATCAGGATGCATCCATTCACGGATGGCGCCATCTTCGTTCACTTGATACTCGGGCATATCTGCGAGCATTTCTTTCCAACGCTGCACACCGGCCGCTTCCACATTCAGATGTTCACATGCTTCGACCAGGTTATGGAAAACTTCCTTGGCAACCGCGACCGCGATGGTGGAATTGATCTGAACCTTGATCTTATAAACGTGCCCGGTTTTCGGATCTTCGATCATTTTATCTGCAGGCTGATTCTCAGGAGACTGTGCCGGCAGAAACATGTTTTTACCCTGCTCATCTTTGACGATGTAATCCTCATAGAACAAGGCGACCTCCTTCATAAACGGAATCGCACGCTCTCGCAGGAACTGCTCATCCCCAGTGAAAAGATAATAATCATAGTAAAACGAAGCCAACCAACCCGCGGCATCCGTCCAATAAATCACGTGGGGGCCAGTATGCCGTAACACCCCTGACTCCGGCGACATGAACGGTGGAATAAAAATCCCCCGACAGCCGTAAAGCTGCTGTGCATTGTGGCGAAACTCATCCAGGTGCGCATCAAAGTAATCAAAAAAGCCCATCATCGATTCCTTCAAATTACCCGGTAAAGCCTGCCAATACGCCATCTGCAGGTTCTCATTATTTCCGAGAAAAGCACTCCATGGTGGCCGGTAGTCCCCGTTCCAAATGCCTTGCAGGTTGGCAGGATACCCGCCCGATCGACTGCTGGAAATCAACAAATAGCGCCCATAGTCGAAGAGTTTCTGCACCAACTCAGGCGATGCCGGATTCTGATACGCATCCAGCAGCAGGTATTCATTCGGAGTGTCCTGTGGCCCGGCTGGGTTCAGGTTGACCTCCATCACATCAAACTTCTCACGGTGTAAGGGCGCATGACGCGCAAACAAGGTATCGTAATCCCCCTCAAGGGCCGCCAACTGTCTCTTTAAACGTGACACCGCAGCGCTCGCGGGCTCATTAGCAAAGAGTGCAACGATCAAAACGACCTCATCCGCGCCGGCGAAGCGGATCTTTTGACCATCCACTTCCGTGCTTCCCTCTCGCGTCAATACACGCAAAACCCCACCAAACTCACCGCCGTCGGAGCCATCTGCACGAAATTCGACAAATTCACCCGACACCTGCGTCTGGTAAGTGAAGCCCGGATCAAAATCTTTGCCCTGCTGATCAATCGCATCTTTCAGATCATGGATATTCAGCGTCACGCTCCCATCCACAGCACCCGCTTGATCCGCGGTAATCGACATCACCGAAACATCATCGGGAATCGATACAAACAGTTTTCGAGAGAAGCGAGTCTCACCATCCCGCCATGTCACCTCCACTTCACCGGTCTCAAAGTCTACAGTGCGCAGATATTCTTCAAACATCTGATTGGTCTCCGTGATGAGATCCATGTCAAAGGCCGGATGGTAACGCGCATTTGTCAGATTGAAGCCCACATCCTTCAGCTGACTGCGGTAGTGCTCATTCGCTTCGCGATATTTCCCCTCCAACAGCAACTGTCTGACCACTGGCAGCTCGGCCGAGACATCGGGCAATTCGCCCACGCGCCCCTGATACCACAGCTTATTGTGATTAAACAAAACACGCTCCTGATGCACGGATCCATAAACCAAGGCACCAATCGTCCCATTGCCTGAGGGCAGCGCCTCACGCCACTGTTCAGCCGGCTGGATCATGCTCATGCCACGTCCAGATGAAGCGGCACTCACCGAAGTGATCATAGCCATTATAATTAGGCCTGAAGTTATTGTCTTTTTTAGCATAGATTTTTCCTGACTCGCAATGTCCTCAATCAACAATGCGCTTAAGCAGAGCTACAAGCCCGGCGCTGGTTTATATTATTTAAGATTACACGTGGATTGATCACTCTTCAGCAAGGACCAGCTGGTCCCAAAAACACCTGCCGCTGAAGTCTTTTGATGTGCTGATTTGCAGAGTGATTTTCCGATTCTCCCCGCTATTAAAATAGGTGCTTAGCTGAACCCATTCGCCGCCCCGCGCGTCGGCGCTCAATGCCAGCTTACAGTTCTCATTAAAAGGCTCCAAAGCATCTACGATCACTTGCCCCTCTGAATCTGGGCTTAGTTTCATCCAAGCACTCAAATGGTAGCGTTTATGTGGCTCCAGAGCGATACTTTGTGTAAGCGGTCGCATCGCTTTATCTGCCTGATACCACAGAGCATAATAACCGTCAGCAGGATCCTCTAGGCTGCGATTTAAATGACTAATATGCCGTCCTTGCCACCAGGATATGGTCTGTTCCACGCCTTGTTCAAAAGAGCCATTGATGACCAAATTATCTGATGGGCCGCTGCGTGTGACTTTTATAGAGGAAATAGCATTGTCGCAGCCAAGAACACTCAAATCGATACAGTCATTTTCAAAGCGCCAGACATTGCCTAAGAAATTGTCTTCTTCAAAACACTCCACCACGGTGCCGGGAGCGACTTCAAGTGATGAAATCGCATCATTCTCGATCCCCTGTTTAGCTAAACCTGCCGTGGTATAAGCGCCAAGATCAAGCGTCCCCAGCATCCGGTTGAAATGGATATCCCGATGAAAGGTAGGCAACGGAACACCTCGCGATTGTTCCACCTTCCGGATGGTCCCATCCTCGTTAAAGTAAATCGGATCGAAACAAATAGACCGGTTATGTTCGATTCCGCCCGACAGAGCCCCACTGTGGTAAAACAAATACCACTGACCTTTGTATTCTACGCAAGAACCGTGAGTCGTTAATACACTGGTTTTATCCAACAGGACGCCTTTACTCTCCCAAGGGCCCAAAGGGTGCTCACTCATGGCATAATTCATTCGATGTCCACCGCTCGAATTGTCCGGGTAGATTAAATAATAAATCGCATTCCGCTTAAAGACATAGGGACCTTCGCGTAAGTCGTGCAGTCCTTCCTGCGCAAGCATCGCCCCTTCAATTTCCATCATATTATCCTTGAGCTTACCAGCGTAGACAGGAGCCGGGCCGCCATGGTAGAGGTAGGCCTGTCCGTCATCATCGATGAATACACATGGATCAATCTGCGGAGTCAGCCCTTCGATATAACCCTGCACCTCAAAGCCTGAAGCTGGGTCTTGACTGGTGGCGACCCCGATCTTCCAGGTTTTACGATGATCATTGCCGCTGGGATGCGGAAAGTAGAAGTAATAGGTGCCATCTTTATACGCACAGTCAGGAGCCCACATATAGCCGCCCCGCTCGCGTCCCCACGGGACATCATCCGAATGAAGAATTTCGCCATGATCCACCCATGTAATCAAATCATCCGTGGAAAACACATGATACCCGTCCATCGTGGCATAGCCCGCCGGCGGTGATGTATCAGTGGAAGGATACACGTAAAGTCGCCCATCTTTCCAAACATGGGCAGATGGATCCGCCGTAAACATATGACTCACGATCGGATTGGAACGCCGCGGCGGATCTGCCATCAAGCTGCCCACGCCCGCCAGCAGCAAAACAAGTATATGTTTTGTATATTTCATACATTCAATCGATCTGAACTAACATAATTCAAAACCCGACTGGCTTAGTGCAGTTGGACTCCTTCGACATCGACCATCACGATTTTCTCCCGTGCATCGGGCGAACGGGTCGTCATTGTCACATTCTTAAATTCTACATTTTTAGCGTGACGGATGTAGGCCCCCCATGCGGGCAGCACGCCAAAGAAGAATTGCTCCGGATAGCGCGCAATATCTTCAGCCACTTCACGCTGCGCATCCTGTTCGCTACCGTGACCGGGGTATGAAATTTCGATATTTTCCAAGTGCACATTTTCAATCAAGTGCTCGGGAATACCGGTAATCATAATCGGTCCGGCTTTGGACTTTTCTTCGTCCGTAATGCCAGGCGTCCGATTCAACTTCAGGTTCTTATAGGGAGCTGCGATGGTTTTGGCGCGATCCTCGATCGTGACCTCTGCATACACATCGCGAATCCGAACATTTCTAAATTGTCCCACCGGCACACCTTCCGGTTCGACATCGGCGCCCTGTCCTCGATCGCTGTTATTATCCTTGGTAAAATCCCGTCCACGATTCCCCAACCGGAGAAAGATCGGATTGCCAACGTTCTTCATCACTATCCGCGAAATATCTACATTTTCCAGAATACCGCCGTCCACCACTTGCAATTTGATCGCGCCCATCGGGCTATCGTAAAAATAACAATTGCTCACATTCACGTCGATAAATCCGCCACGCGAAGAGGTGCCAAATTTCAAAGCTGCCGTATTGCTGGAGACCGAAC
The nucleotide sequence above comes from Coraliomargarita algicola. Encoded proteins:
- a CDS encoding glycosyl hydrolase family 95 catalytic domain-containing protein, which gives rise to MAMITSVSAASSGRGMSMIQPAEQWREALPSGNGTIGALVYGSVHQERVLFNHNKLWYQGRVGELPDVSAELPVVRQLLLEGKYREANEHYRSQLKDVGFNLTNARYHPAFDMDLITETNQMFEEYLRTVDFETGEVEVTWRDGETRFSRKLFVSIPDDVSVMSITADQAGAVDGSVTLNIHDLKDAIDQQGKDFDPGFTYQTQVSGEFVEFRADGSDGGEFGGVLRVLTREGSTEVDGQKIRFAGADEVVLIVALFANEPASAAVSRLKRQLAALEGDYDTLFARHAPLHREKFDVMEVNLNPAGPQDTPNEYLLLDAYQNPASPELVQKLFDYGRYLLISSSRSGGYPANLQGIWNGDYRPPWSAFLGNNENLQMAYWQALPGNLKESMMGFFDYFDAHLDEFRHNAQQLYGCRGIFIPPFMSPESGVLRHTGPHVIYWTDAAGWLASFYYDYYLFTGDEQFLRERAIPFMKEVALFYEDYIVKDEQGKNMFLPAQSPENQPADKMIEDPKTGHVYKIKVQINSTIAVAVAKEVFHNLVEACEHLNVEAAGVQRWKEMLADMPEYQVNEDGAIREWMHPDFDDNYEHRHQSHIYPLFPGTEVTEETNPEIYEACRVAIEKRLVIGLQSQTGWSLAHMANVYARLGDGAGALEALNILARSCLGQNLFTYHNDWRKMGVTLDHKYGRSAPFQMDANFGIPAAVMEMLCGSTSDMLRILPAVPEAWGEGSFRDMLTRSGVRTSANWNLQDQTIELELNAVRDALFDLKFPAELAELNSSQPEAVSESKYGSRYRTVKLAQGDSLKLNIQLK
- a CDS encoding carbohydrate binding domain-containing protein, whose product is MLGTLDLGAYTTAGLAKQGIENDAISSLEVAPGTVVECFEEDNFLGNVWRFENDCIDLSVLGCDNAISSIKVTRSGPSDNLVINGSFEQGVEQTISWWQGRHISHLNRSLEDPADGYYALWYQADKAMRPLTQSIALEPHKRYHLSAWMKLSPDSEGQVIVDALEPFNENCKLALSADARGGEWVQLSTYFNSGENRKITLQISTSKDFSGRCFWDQLVLAEE